A window of the Henckelia pumila isolate YLH828 chromosome 3, ASM3356847v2, whole genome shotgun sequence genome harbors these coding sequences:
- the LOC140893541 gene encoding uncharacterized protein At1g66480-like codes for MGNNIGGRKKAKIMKIDGEILKIKTPASALDVLKDYPPSYVLLESESVKRYGIRAPKLEPEEELKPRRIYFLVEMPKFPVETTAITRRSRSVVHMGGAEERLKWMMSRERSNSDINSRLRSGSVRVKMRLPRSQIEKLMEESRNEEEAAERVIELCLQRCREEEAP; via the coding sequence ATGGGGAACAACATAGGAGGAAGGAAAAAGGCAAAGATAATGAAAATCGACGGCGAGATTTTGAAGATAAAGACTCCTGCATCTGCCTTGGATGTGCTCAAAGATTATCCCCCCAGTTACGTATTGCTTGAGTCAGAGTCCGTGAAAAGGTACGGAATCCGGGCTCCTAAGTTAGAACCCGAGGAGGAACTTAAGCCCAGGAGGATCTATTTTCTTGTGGAAATGCCCAAGTTTCCTGTCGAAACGACGGCCATAACTAGAAGGTCGAGATCTGTAGTTCACATGGGAGGTGCAGAAGAGCGGCTGAAATGGATGATGTCGAGGGAAAGATCCAACTCCGACATTAATTCGCGCTTGCGTTCGGGCTCGGTTCGGGTGAAGATGAGGTTGCCAAGGTCCCAGATTGAGAAGCTGATGGAAGAGAGTAGGAATGAAGAGGAGGCGGCTGAAAGAGTTATTGAACTTTGTTTGCAAAGATGCAGAGAAGAGGAGGCCCCATAG